A single genomic interval of Chloracidobacterium validum harbors:
- a CDS encoding gluconokinase, producing the protein MILAIDIGSSSLRAVVFTPDGQWRTETLARQPVAPTTTAPGEMTYAAPTLLRQLAHVVGQSLRAANAQGLTIQGVGMSTMMHSLLGVKLSPDSSVPATVGAPTTPVFSWGDTRSEAERENLVEYFTSRQLYARTGCPLHSSYWLLKLAWLKRTLTIQDWQWMSFAEYVWLHLFGVAYASVSLASATGLYARQAGDWDDEILSQLGLTRRNLTPIADDDFALPGTELRSPFKVRWSTLQDASFFPPLSDGACSNLGSLCFSDARAAINIGTTAALRITVPKDREPAAPPPGLWAYRFDQQHALIGGALSNAGNLLAWGRRALRLPPPEKLEAMLQAMPPDEAQLTVLPFLTGERSLGWQTNATGAILGLRLSTSPVAIWQALLETLAIRLAWIAETLETAHLLPASTSIIVSGGVSASPAFAATLCHALGRPICVIQTEASARGVALWVSLRLGLMVTEACPLPDGRWFQPDAERHAQYQACLMRHRAAYYQIMTAPG; encoded by the coding sequence ATGATTTTGGCGATTGATATTGGCTCGTCATCATTGCGCGCGGTCGTATTTACCCCAGATGGTCAATGGCGGACTGAAACCCTGGCGCGCCAACCGGTCGCCCCGACCACCACCGCGCCGGGCGAGATGACCTATGCTGCACCGACCCTGCTACGCCAGCTTGCCCACGTGGTAGGTCAATCCCTGCGCGCCGCCAATGCTCAGGGGCTGACGATTCAGGGCGTCGGCATGTCAACCATGATGCACAGCCTGCTGGGCGTGAAGCTCTCGCCAGATAGTTCTGTTCCGGCGACTGTCGGCGCGCCGACCACACCCGTATTCTCTTGGGGAGACACCCGTTCCGAGGCAGAAAGAGAGAATTTGGTTGAATACTTCACCAGCCGCCAGCTCTACGCCCGGACCGGCTGTCCGCTCCATTCAAGCTACTGGCTGCTCAAGTTGGCCTGGCTCAAGCGAACGCTCACCATCCAGGACTGGCAGTGGATGTCCTTTGCCGAATACGTCTGGCTCCACCTCTTTGGCGTTGCCTATGCCAGTGTCTCACTGGCGTCAGCGACCGGGCTGTACGCCCGGCAAGCCGGCGATTGGGATGATGAAATCCTTTCCCAACTAGGACTTACCCGACGCAACCTCACCCCGATTGCCGATGATGATTTCGCGCTGCCGGGAACGGAGCTGCGGTCGCCGTTCAAAGTTCGCTGGTCAACTCTCCAGGATGCCAGTTTTTTTCCGCCGCTCAGCGATGGCGCGTGCAGTAACCTCGGCAGCCTTTGCTTTTCAGACGCCCGCGCGGCGATCAATATCGGCACGACCGCGGCGCTCCGCATCACCGTGCCGAAAGACCGCGAACCGGCAGCCCCACCTCCCGGACTCTGGGCTTACCGCTTCGACCAGCAGCACGCGCTGATCGGCGGAGCCCTGAGCAACGCCGGAAACCTCCTCGCTTGGGGACGACGCGCGCTACGACTTCCTCCCCCAGAAAAGTTAGAAGCCATGCTCCAGGCCATGCCCCCGGACGAGGCCCAACTGACGGTGCTACCCTTCCTGACCGGCGAACGCAGCCTGGGTTGGCAGACCAACGCGACCGGCGCCATCCTTGGGTTGCGCCTCTCCACCTCGCCGGTCGCCATCTGGCAGGCGCTCCTTGAAACCCTCGCCATCCGTCTCGCCTGGATTGCCGAAACCCTGGAGACCGCTCACCTACTGCCGGCCTCCACATCCATTATCGTCTCGGGCGGCGTTTCTGCCTCACCGGCCTTTGCGGCCACCCTGTGCCATGCGCTCGGACGGCCCATTTGTGTTATCCAGACGGAAGCTTCGGCCCGGGGCGTAGCGCTCTGGGTCAGTCTCCGCCTGGGACTCATGGTCACGGAGGCTTGCCCGCTCCCCGATGGCCGGTGGTTTCAACCAGATGCCGAACGCCACGCGCAGTACCAGGCTTGCCTCATGCGTCACCGCGCGGCGTATTATCAAATCATGACCGCTCCCGGCTGA
- a CDS encoding lysophospholipid acyltransferase family protein — MVRLIHSIVALALIVIYTIVMASLALLIAPFDRTGEYQHWCARTWCRLIAWTVGMRVTVTGLDQLPCHTPAVVLSNHQSLLDIPVLFAFLPFQFRILAKKELFRLPFLGWFLWRAGHIPVDRGNRNATPTMIRAAKSVLEARIPVVIFPEGTRNLQPAQVKAFKPGGFRLAQEAGVPLVPVTIYGTAAFLPAGSFILTPCPVNVTIHPPIPSDRPIESAMAEVTAVMNRQLEASAHLHRQSAPLATGARPGNELSRS; from the coding sequence ATGGTTCGCTTGATACACTCGATTGTCGCATTGGCGCTCATTGTTATCTACACCATCGTTATGGCCTCGCTGGCCCTGCTCATCGCGCCGTTTGACCGAACCGGCGAATACCAGCACTGGTGCGCGCGCACCTGGTGCCGCCTGATTGCCTGGACCGTCGGCATGCGCGTGACCGTCACCGGGCTGGACCAACTACCCTGCCATACACCGGCAGTGGTCTTATCCAATCACCAGAGCCTGCTGGACATTCCGGTTCTCTTTGCCTTTCTGCCGTTTCAGTTTCGCATTCTCGCCAAAAAAGAACTCTTCCGCCTTCCCTTCCTGGGTTGGTTTCTCTGGCGCGCCGGCCATATCCCGGTTGACCGTGGAAACCGAAATGCCACCCCGACGATGATTCGGGCGGCCAAAAGCGTGCTAGAGGCGCGGATTCCGGTGGTCATCTTTCCAGAGGGCACCCGCAATCTCCAGCCAGCCCAAGTCAAGGCTTTCAAACCGGGTGGCTTCCGCTTGGCCCAGGAAGCCGGCGTTCCGTTGGTCCCAGTGACAATTTACGGAACGGCGGCTTTCCTGCCGGCGGGTTCATTTATTCTGACGCCTTGTCCGGTGAACGTGACGATTCACCCACCCATCCCATCCGATCGGCCGATTGAAAGCGCCATGGCCGAGGTCACCGCTGTCATGAACCGACAACTCGAAGCGTCAGCTCACCTTCACCGCCAGTCGGCGCCCCTGGCAACCGGCGCTCGACCGGGCAACGAACTGTCCCGCTCATGA